From the genome of Desulfofalx alkaliphila DSM 12257, one region includes:
- a CDS encoding Tad domain-containing protein, whose protein sequence is MSKKNLLNDERGSILPITAAVIFIFLALIAVVTDFGRANIAKEKLQVASDAASLAGAKSVDRYVRLEIDPGSRKSSCCDESGCSPCCVDCGDPFTVVGKEADLLDNNGWQNYCCSCGCNGMKILDRWVNYKNNGADVYMAANTLFEINRPKEMDISTGGSAFITVNASYLRDTNRGNPYYPSVIVRAQGKVKTVMMDVFKTIAPDTDFSYIETSTCSQGRTYYRDLSTGKWSRPPSSYCNE, encoded by the coding sequence TTGAGTAAAAAGAACTTGTTAAATGACGAAAGGGGCAGTATTTTACCTATAACCGCTGCGGTGATATTTATCTTCTTGGCCTTGATTGCAGTGGTTACAGACTTTGGCAGGGCCAATATTGCCAAAGAAAAACTTCAAGTGGCAAGCGACGCCGCTTCACTGGCTGGGGCTAAAAGTGTTGATCGGTATGTAAGGTTGGAGATAGATCCCGGGAGTAGGAAAAGTTCTTGTTGTGATGAGTCTGGATGCAGTCCTTGTTGTGTTGATTGTGGTGATCCCTTTACTGTAGTAGGTAAAGAAGCAGACTTGCTTGACAACAATGGATGGCAAAACTACTGTTGTTCTTGTGGTTGTAACGGCATGAAAATACTTGATCGGTGGGTGAACTATAAAAACAACGGTGCCGATGTATACATGGCTGCCAACACCTTATTTGAAATAAACCGACCAAAGGAAATGGATATATCGACAGGTGGCAGTGCTTTTATCACTGTAAACGCTAGTTACCTAAGAGATACTAACCGTGGTAATCCATACTACCCTTCTGTGATTGTAAGAGCACAGGGCAAGGTAAAAACCGTGATGATGGATGTCTTTAAAACCATTGCACCAGATACGGATTTTTCCTACATTGAAACGTCTACCTGTTCACAAGGTAGAACCTACTACAGAGACCTGTCAACCGGTAAGTGGAGTAGGCCACCTAGTAGTTATTGTAATGAATAA
- a CDS encoding TadE/TadG family type IV pilus assembly protein, translating to MNTNLRTRTNIVKDEEGVIMLEFAASIIILLLLYVFLINVGLRVADMSAIPKVARDGARQAAVTGNLNDGYSKAQQSAWVWGLDTNKLNINLNTYSFGSRQLIDCDVEYTSSPFSRMFPTVVGGEALDDKKLRYKATFGWWDVE from the coding sequence GTGAACACAAATTTACGCACTCGCACGAATATCGTTAAAGATGAAGAAGGTGTAATAATGCTGGAGTTTGCAGCCAGTATTATTATTCTGCTTTTGCTGTATGTTTTTTTAATTAATGTTGGCCTACGAGTTGCGGATATGTCAGCGATACCAAAGGTGGCAAGGGATGGGGCAAGGCAAGCAGCTGTAACAGGTAATCTAAATGATGGTTACAGCAAAGCACAGCAGTCAGCTTGGGTATGGGGGTTAGATACCAACAAGTTAAATATAAACCTTAACACATACAGTTTTGGTTCACGCCAATTAATTGACTGTGACGTGGAATATACTTCATCACCGTTTTCTAGGATGTTCCCAACAGTGGTCGGCGGGGAAGCGTTGGATGATAAAAAATTGCGATATAAAGCTACTTTTGGGTGGTGGGATGTTGAGTAA
- a CDS encoding TadE/TadG family type IV pilus assembly protein, whose product MKNLIKDQKGQALVEFALVFCIYLAVLCIFLIHGLWLYNSYQTDRAARHAVVYLATTNNSSQAENIARNHLNNTMVASQIKDVRVYWNGQQPTARVSTEMATFFPGVTKMLDPSSPKWSGKVTITKEAVAPGEHKFTHSHEYR is encoded by the coding sequence ATGAAAAATCTTATTAAGGATCAAAAAGGACAGGCATTGGTAGAGTTTGCTTTGGTTTTTTGCATATATTTGGCAGTTCTGTGTATATTTCTTATTCACGGCTTGTGGCTATATAACAGCTACCAGACCGATAGAGCCGCACGACATGCAGTAGTATATTTAGCTACAACAAATAATTCATCCCAAGCGGAAAACATTGCTAGAAACCACCTTAATAATACGATGGTAGCATCTCAAATTAAAGATGTTCGTGTCTACTGGAACGGTCAACAACCTACAGCTCGGGTAAGCACAGAAATGGCGACTTTCTTCCCTGGCGTAACCAAGATGCTTGACCCCAGTAGCCCTAAATGGTCAGGAAAGGTTACTATAACAAAGGAGGCGGTGGCACCCGGTGAACACAAATTTACGCACTCGCACGAATATCGTTAA